A region of Vitis vinifera cultivar Pinot Noir 40024 chromosome 13, ASM3070453v1 DNA encodes the following proteins:
- the LOC100255155 gene encoding uncharacterized protein LOC100255155: MTQKSNLFKGQPKRKVIAPNRHGKPCQTRKGKRVVKPSKVTKEMDADREVSKFINHCNEVKAATVANKEGGQLSIVKTPSEPSNAAKK, from the exons ATGACGCAAAAATCCAATCTTTTCAAAGGCCAACCGAAGAGGAAGGTAATCGCTCCCAATCGCCATGGAAAGCCCTGCCAAACTCGCAAAG GTAAGAGAGTGGTGAAGCCTTCGAAGGTCACAAAGGAGATGGACGCTGATAGG GAGGTGAGCAAGTTCATAAACCACTGCAATGAGGTGAAAGCAGCCACTGTTGCCAACAAGGAAGGTGGTCAACTAAGTATTGTAAAAACCCCATCAGAGCCTTCTAATGCTGCAAAGAAGTAG